From a single Catenulispora sp. EB89 genomic region:
- a CDS encoding glycosyltransferase family 2 protein: MDPLELCVVLSLVFGFSFLWYVIALVFSFLHRSPGSPGDPAHYQWHFLVPCRDEAAVIADTVAYLRGTFPLAVLWVIDDASQDATASIVEELGRDDAAVRLVRRTMPEARTGKGDALNAAYRELCRTMATDADRDRVLVCVVDADGRPSANLFEVCAGSAVFADRRYGAAQVEVRMSNRDRRHPLPGKGIVSNLSAMLLARLQDVEFRGPISAMQILRERSATVNLGGNGQLVRLSALDSAAQEAGAPWGNALLEDYEIGLRLMLAGWRIAYTTDAWVEQEALWSLRALLVQRTRWAQGSMQCVRYLPQIWQSPQFSNAGLLEVTYFMAQPWLQIIGTVAYPAPLIVLFSNAARYPAFMETFLRDGGAAMLALYFVIGFGEFAIWAWVYRRRCERGLSSRQAWAIGVGLVGYAWLSYAIAWRAFARLVTGRTAWPKTRRNAELALPTPRSAQASRDAQTQDARTQVAQTQVARTQDAQTSDAIAR, encoded by the coding sequence ATGGATCCGCTCGAACTCTGTGTCGTCCTCTCCCTGGTCTTCGGATTCTCCTTCTTGTGGTACGTCATCGCGCTGGTGTTCAGCTTTCTGCACCGCTCGCCGGGATCGCCCGGTGATCCCGCGCATTACCAGTGGCACTTCCTGGTCCCGTGTCGCGACGAAGCAGCCGTTATCGCCGACACGGTGGCCTACCTCCGGGGGACGTTCCCGTTGGCGGTGCTCTGGGTCATCGATGACGCTTCGCAGGACGCCACCGCGTCCATCGTGGAGGAGCTGGGTCGCGATGACGCCGCTGTGCGCCTGGTGCGTCGGACCATGCCGGAAGCGCGCACCGGGAAGGGCGATGCCCTCAATGCCGCCTACCGGGAGCTGTGCCGGACGATGGCGACCGATGCCGACCGGGACAGGGTGCTGGTGTGCGTGGTCGATGCCGACGGCCGTCCCTCGGCGAACTTGTTCGAGGTCTGTGCCGGTAGCGCGGTGTTCGCCGACCGCCGTTACGGTGCGGCGCAAGTCGAAGTGCGCATGTCCAACCGCGACCGGCGCCATCCGCTGCCCGGCAAGGGAATCGTCAGCAACCTGTCGGCCATGCTGCTGGCGCGGTTGCAGGATGTGGAGTTCCGGGGCCCGATCTCCGCGATGCAGATCCTCCGTGAACGGTCGGCGACGGTGAACCTGGGTGGCAACGGCCAACTCGTTCGTCTGTCGGCATTGGACTCCGCTGCACAGGAAGCCGGTGCTCCGTGGGGCAACGCCCTGTTGGAGGACTACGAGATCGGGCTGCGGCTGATGCTGGCCGGGTGGCGGATCGCGTACACCACGGACGCCTGGGTGGAGCAGGAGGCGCTGTGGAGCCTTCGCGCGCTGCTGGTCCAGCGCACCCGCTGGGCCCAGGGCTCGATGCAGTGCGTCCGGTACCTGCCGCAGATCTGGCAGTCTCCGCAGTTCTCCAACGCAGGGCTCCTGGAAGTCACCTACTTCATGGCGCAGCCCTGGTTGCAGATCATCGGCACGGTCGCCTACCCGGCGCCGTTGATCGTGTTGTTCTCGAACGCGGCGCGCTACCCGGCCTTCATGGAGACGTTCCTGCGGGACGGCGGCGCGGCGATGCTGGCGTTGTACTTCGTGATCGGGTTCGGTGAGTTCGCGATCTGGGCCTGGGTCTATCGCCGGCGCTGCGAGCGCGGGCTCAGCAGCCGCCAGGCCTGGGCGATCGGCGTCGGGCTGGTCGGCTACGCCTGGCTGAGCTACGCGATCGCCTGGCGTGCCTTCGCCCGTCTGGTCACCGGGCGTACCGCCTGGCCCAAGACACGGCGCAACGCAGAGTTGGCGCTCCCTACTCCCCGTTCCGCCCAGGCTTCGCGGGACGCCCAGACTCAGGACGCCCGAACTCAGGTTGCCCAGACTCAGGTTGCCCGAACTCAGGACGCCCAGACTTCGGACGCGATCGCCCGATGA
- a CDS encoding DUF3024 domain-containing protein produces MTVSQPDLDCVAAWCEQQVPVRVRDQVAFGYTTRGASITLLERRAPWDGVGGWTARPFAQLRHVGSAWRLYWPDRNTRWHLREEFPAARDIQTLLDIVADPRSGFE; encoded by the coding sequence ATGACGGTCTCGCAGCCCGACTTGGATTGTGTCGCGGCCTGGTGTGAGCAGCAGGTACCTGTCCGTGTCCGCGACCAGGTTGCCTTCGGCTACACAACGCGAGGGGCGTCCATCACGCTCCTCGAGCGGCGCGCGCCGTGGGACGGAGTGGGCGGTTGGACAGCCCGGCCGTTTGCCCAATTGCGCCATGTCGGCTCGGCTTGGCGGCTGTACTGGCCCGATCGCAACACTCGGTGGCACCTTCGCGAGGAGTTTCCCGCTGCGCGTGACATCCAGACCCTCCTCGATATCGTCGCGGACCCGCGCTCCGGCTTTGAGTGA
- a CDS encoding choice-of-anchor P family protein, with protein sequence MSSRKGRRLSAVAALGLGTLMCTVGPAQAVLAAPVADAYVVSADAIAGLVAVPPTPHSNFPGPPGPGTVTTLGIAVGPFASNALLTATTAGDVTAGTSSASATVDSLNVNLPIPTAISPTTLSVTGVNSTCTAPAAPGKATGSGVIASGTVTVDSLVPVTLQANAAPNTSVSVPGLGTIILNEQSTDANGVLTVNAVHLTLLPALNGLNLIIGHAQCGGAPPTQAVPMVNPQVGLSLGAMAIAGTAVVYRRRRNGTDTDGC encoded by the coding sequence ATGAGTTCACGCAAAGGCCGCCGCCTTTCAGCTGTAGCGGCGCTCGGCCTCGGCACCCTGATGTGCACTGTCGGGCCGGCACAGGCCGTTCTGGCTGCTCCGGTTGCAGATGCCTATGTCGTTTCAGCCGACGCCATCGCCGGCCTGGTGGCCGTGCCCCCCACCCCGCACTCCAACTTCCCCGGGCCGCCCGGACCCGGGACCGTGACCACGCTCGGTATCGCGGTCGGTCCCTTCGCGAGCAACGCTCTGCTGACCGCCACGACGGCAGGCGACGTGACCGCCGGCACCTCCTCGGCCTCGGCGACGGTGGACAGCCTCAACGTCAACCTGCCGATCCCCACGGCCATCTCGCCGACCACCCTGTCGGTGACCGGCGTCAACTCCACGTGCACCGCACCGGCGGCGCCGGGGAAGGCGACCGGTTCGGGCGTGATCGCCAGCGGAACCGTCACGGTCGACAGCCTCGTCCCGGTCACCCTGCAGGCGAATGCCGCGCCGAACACCTCGGTGTCGGTGCCGGGCCTCGGCACGATCATCCTCAACGAGCAGAGCACTGACGCGAACGGCGTCCTGACAGTCAACGCCGTGCACCTGACGCTCCTGCCGGCTCTCAACGGCCTCAACCTCATCATCGGCCACGCCCAGTGCGGCGGCGCCCCGCCCACCCAGGCCGTCCCCATGGTCAACCCGCAGGTCGGCCTCAGCCTCGGCGCGATGGCCATCGCCGGCACCGCTGTCGTCTACCGGCGTCGCCGCAACGGCACCGACACCGACGGCTGCTGA
- a CDS encoding TetR family transcriptional regulator: MPADQPDRALGSAAAGAPAGAPARDSATAAEPRPAMRDALVEAAVALFAEHGFDATTVDDIVARAGVGRRSFFRYFPSKESVVFPDHEGTLARMSAFLADESGFAQDPVARVCDAARMVLAMYAADPEFSLARYRLTRQVPALRTHELAVVRRYESALAAFLRARYAGRADGDLRADVVSAAVVAAHNHALRGWLRSDGNGDPAELVEHALEWVRATYTDDVPSAPGAAEPEEDVMVVVARRGTPMWRVVQRVQEALD; the protein is encoded by the coding sequence ATGCCCGCCGACCAGCCCGACCGCGCCCTCGGCAGCGCCGCCGCCGGCGCGCCCGCCGGCGCCCCCGCCAGGGACTCCGCCACCGCCGCCGAGCCCCGCCCGGCGATGCGGGACGCCCTGGTCGAGGCGGCCGTGGCCCTGTTCGCCGAGCACGGCTTCGACGCCACCACCGTCGACGACATCGTGGCCCGCGCCGGCGTCGGCCGCCGCTCCTTCTTCCGCTACTTCCCCTCGAAGGAGTCAGTGGTCTTCCCCGACCACGAGGGCACCCTGGCCCGCATGTCCGCCTTCCTCGCCGACGAGTCCGGCTTCGCCCAGGACCCCGTCGCCCGGGTCTGCGACGCCGCCCGCATGGTCCTGGCCATGTACGCGGCCGACCCCGAGTTCTCCCTGGCCCGCTACCGGCTGACGCGCCAGGTCCCGGCCCTGCGCACGCACGAACTGGCCGTCGTCCGCCGCTACGAGAGCGCCCTGGCGGCCTTCCTCCGGGCCCGCTACGCCGGACGCGCCGACGGCGACCTGCGCGCCGACGTCGTCTCGGCAGCCGTCGTCGCCGCCCACAACCACGCCCTGCGCGGCTGGCTCCGCTCCGACGGCAACGGCGACCCCGCCGAGCTGGTGGAACACGCCCTGGAATGGGTCCGCGCGACCTACACCGACGACGTCCCCTCCGCCCCGGGCGCCGCGGAGCCGGAAGAGGACGTCATGGTCGTCGTCGCACGCCGCGGCACGCCGATGTGGCGCGTCGTGCAGCGAGTTCAGGAAGCGTTGGACTGA
- a CDS encoding peptidase codes for MRKLFPHSTLVAATLVAAIAAFTPTAHASTRADTDDPAGGFGIRLLDVPVSEADNPRAMQYVIDHLMPGTTIRRRVEVWNKSESSLHVKMYPDAAHIADGSFTGDDGHTVSDLTTWTTLNEDSLDIPPGARAADTVTISVPDDAAPGERYAVIWAEVDTPGTSGVILANRVGTRIYLSVGGHNPPPSNFTVDTLTAQRDLSGKALVQAMVHNTGGRAIDLSGGLTLTEVSGALSAGPYPARLGTTLAPGQSEPVTIPVTDPVGAGPWKAKIELRSGLLDETYQAQITFPNSAGSAVPAAAQRALHGSGNHLTLALGSGLAAALLAVAALTYHRHRRRA; via the coding sequence GTGCGAAAACTCTTCCCCCACTCGACGCTGGTGGCTGCGACCCTGGTCGCAGCCATCGCCGCGTTCACCCCGACCGCCCACGCCTCGACCCGGGCCGACACCGATGACCCCGCGGGCGGATTCGGCATCCGCCTGCTGGACGTTCCGGTATCAGAAGCGGACAACCCCCGAGCGATGCAATACGTCATCGACCACCTGATGCCGGGTACGACCATCCGCCGGCGGGTCGAGGTGTGGAACAAGTCGGAGTCCAGTCTCCACGTCAAGATGTATCCGGACGCGGCCCACATCGCTGACGGGTCCTTCACCGGCGACGACGGTCACACAGTCAGCGACCTGACCACCTGGACGACGCTGAACGAAGACAGCCTGGACATCCCGCCAGGCGCCCGCGCAGCCGACACCGTGACGATCTCGGTGCCGGACGACGCCGCCCCGGGCGAGCGATACGCGGTGATCTGGGCCGAAGTGGACACACCCGGCACCAGCGGCGTCATCCTCGCCAACCGCGTCGGGACCAGGATCTATCTGTCGGTCGGGGGCCACAACCCTCCCCCGTCGAACTTCACCGTGGACACCCTCACAGCCCAGCGTGACCTCTCGGGCAAGGCACTGGTGCAGGCCATGGTCCACAACACGGGCGGACGAGCCATCGACCTGTCGGGCGGCCTGACCTTGACCGAGGTCTCGGGCGCACTGTCAGCCGGACCCTATCCCGCCCGGCTGGGCACCACCCTGGCACCGGGACAATCCGAGCCGGTGACGATCCCCGTGACCGACCCGGTCGGAGCCGGCCCGTGGAAGGCCAAAATCGAGCTGAGGAGCGGACTGCTCGACGAGACCTACCAGGCGCAGATCACGTTCCCGAACTCCGCCGGCTCCGCCGTACCGGCCGCGGCACAACGGGCACTCCACGGAAGCGGCAACCATCTGACGCTCGCCTTGGGCAGCGGTCTGGCCGCAGCACTGCTTGCCGTAGCCGCACTCACCTATCACCGACACAGAAGAAGAGCCTGA
- a CDS encoding YidB family protein — MADTPDLGKLWKQLTDNVGGGMSEALDKLKKSSIGEQVQSWIGKGENKPVNADQVTQAIGQDQMEQIAQQAGTTPEQAAQTMAEKLPGMVDKMTPDGQLPDPQSIRDNVAGAAQNTQNAATATGQSAMPRSTPTPPAM, encoded by the coding sequence ATGGCCGACACCCCGGACCTGGGCAAACTGTGGAAGCAGCTGACCGACAACGTCGGCGGCGGCATGAGCGAGGCCCTCGACAAGCTGAAGAAGAGCAGCATCGGCGAGCAGGTGCAGAGCTGGATCGGCAAGGGCGAAAACAAGCCCGTCAACGCCGACCAGGTCACACAGGCGATCGGCCAGGACCAGATGGAGCAGATCGCCCAGCAGGCAGGCACCACCCCCGAGCAGGCAGCCCAAACGATGGCCGAAAAGCTCCCCGGCATGGTCGACAAGATGACCCCCGACGGCCAACTCCCCGACCCCCAGTCCATCAGGGACAACGTAGCCGGCGCCGCCCAGAACACCCAGAACGCGGCCACGGCCACCGGCCAAAGCGCCATGCCCCGCAGCACCCCCACCCCGCCCGCAATGTAG
- a CDS encoding IS5 family transposase has translation MRCRSTFPAWPTVYRFFRRWRDQGLLAVLHDRLRRAVRGTLGRSPDPTAGVVDSQSLRAAETVGRSRRGYDAGKKIDGTKRHIAVDTIGLLLTVLVAAADLHDRDGAGPLLQRLRTACPRIALVWADAGYTGRLVSWVAETFAGLRLQIVKRTDKHRFQVLPRRWVVERTLAWITRRRRCVRDYERRADTHEAMVYWALTVVMTRRLAHR, from the coding sequence GTGCGCTGCCGATCGACTTTCCCGGCCTGGCCGACGGTATACCGGTTCTTCCGCCGCTGGCGCGATCAGGGACTGCTGGCGGTGCTGCACGATCGGCTGCGCCGGGCGGTCCGTGGGACCCTGGGCCGGTCGCCGGACCCGACCGCCGGGGTCGTGGACTCCCAGTCGCTGCGCGCGGCCGAGACGGTGGGCAGGTCTCGGCGTGGCTACGACGCAGGCAAGAAGATCGACGGGACCAAACGGCACATCGCCGTCGACACGATCGGGCTGCTGTTGACGGTGCTGGTCGCCGCCGCCGACCTCCACGACCGCGACGGCGCCGGACCACTGCTTCAACGGCTGCGGACCGCCTGCCCGCGCATCGCACTGGTCTGGGCCGACGCCGGCTACACCGGCCGGCTGGTGTCCTGGGTCGCTGAGACATTCGCCGGACTACGCCTTCAGATCGTCAAACGCACCGACAAGCACCGGTTCCAGGTGCTGCCGCGTCGCTGGGTGGTCGAGCGCACCCTAGCCTGGATCACCAGGCGACGGCGGTGCGTGCGGGACTACGAAAGACGTGCCGACACGCACGAGGCGATGGTCTACTGGGCGCTGACCGTCGTGATGACCCGGCGCCTGGCCCACCGCTGA
- a CDS encoding TetR/AcrR family transcriptional regulator → MIDAEAAGPVLRSASGTALTAKGRATRARIIEGAAEVLRESGVELATLDDVMARTHTSKSQLFHYFPSGKDELLLAVAGYEADRVLEHQEPFLGCLDTWEAWERWRDATVERYEEQGDRCPLGTLSLYLGRSTPGARAVVVALLRQWQAALAGGVRALQEAGRLPASVDADERAAALLAAVQGGVGILLATGEVYHLRVALHQAVADLRRLATP, encoded by the coding sequence GTGATCGATGCCGAAGCCGCGGGCCCGGTACTCCGCAGCGCCTCCGGTACGGCGCTGACGGCGAAGGGGCGCGCCACGCGGGCCCGCATCATCGAAGGCGCGGCCGAGGTGCTGCGCGAGTCCGGCGTGGAGCTGGCCACGCTGGACGACGTCATGGCCCGCACGCACACCAGCAAGAGCCAGCTGTTCCACTACTTCCCGTCCGGCAAGGACGAGCTGCTGCTGGCGGTCGCCGGCTACGAGGCCGACCGCGTGTTGGAGCATCAGGAACCGTTCCTCGGCTGCCTGGACACCTGGGAGGCGTGGGAGCGGTGGCGGGACGCGACCGTCGAGCGCTACGAGGAGCAGGGCGACCGGTGCCCGCTCGGGACGCTGTCGCTATACTTGGGGCGGAGCACGCCGGGGGCGCGGGCCGTGGTCGTGGCGCTGCTGCGGCAGTGGCAGGCGGCTTTGGCCGGCGGCGTGCGCGCGCTGCAGGAAGCCGGCCGGCTCCCCGCGTCGGTCGACGCCGACGAGCGCGCGGCCGCACTGTTGGCCGCGGTTCAGGGCGGGGTGGGGATTCTGCTGGCCACCGGCGAGGTCTACCACCTGCGCGTCGCGCTGCATCAGGCGGTCGCCGACCTTCGGCGGCTGGCGACACCGTAA
- a CDS encoding amidohydrolase family protein: MRVDVHAHLFPALYLDLLDDLRGDGGAGTQGVRALGGGDSERELRLRLAAMDAVGVDVQLLSTCPQGPYTGDPTASVEAARCANIALAHIVEQYPERLRALATLPLPHILASVDELNRAMEQDGMPGAAVGTSILGRPLSHPDFDPLFAALNRRKAVLFVHPVGDAVGSPLMQSAKLGPVIGDAAEVSTAILQLFQAGITVKYPGIRIIAPHMGGYLPFLIQRLDRYRDWYLPKDAPSAGQLMRGIAYDTANPLPAALRLTAEVVGAERLLLGTDYPFEQGSSLRDHIEYILAAGLSDDQAKMIVDTNAADYL, translated from the coding sequence ATGAGAGTCGACGTCCACGCGCACCTGTTTCCCGCCCTCTACCTCGATCTGCTCGACGATCTGCGGGGTGACGGTGGTGCCGGGACGCAGGGGGTTCGTGCGCTTGGTGGGGGCGATAGTGAGCGTGAGCTGCGGTTGCGGTTGGCGGCGATGGACGCGGTCGGGGTGGATGTGCAGCTGCTCTCGACCTGCCCGCAGGGGCCCTACACCGGCGATCCGACGGCGTCTGTGGAGGCGGCCAGGTGTGCGAACATCGCGCTGGCCCACATCGTCGAGCAGTACCCCGAGCGCCTCCGTGCCCTGGCCACGCTGCCGCTTCCGCACATCCTGGCTTCCGTCGACGAGCTCAACCGGGCCATGGAGCAGGACGGCATGCCGGGCGCGGCGGTCGGCACCTCGATCCTGGGCCGGCCGCTTAGCCACCCCGACTTCGACCCGCTCTTCGCGGCGCTGAACCGGCGCAAGGCGGTCCTGTTCGTGCATCCCGTCGGGGACGCCGTCGGGTCGCCGCTGATGCAGTCCGCCAAGCTCGGGCCGGTCATCGGCGACGCGGCGGAGGTCTCGACCGCGATCCTGCAGTTGTTCCAGGCCGGGATCACCGTGAAGTACCCCGGCATCCGGATCATCGCCCCGCACATGGGCGGCTACCTACCGTTCCTCATCCAGCGCCTGGACCGGTACCGGGACTGGTACCTCCCGAAGGACGCGCCGAGCGCCGGCCAGCTGATGCGCGGCATCGCCTACGACACGGCCAACCCGCTTCCGGCCGCCCTGCGCCTGACGGCGGAGGTGGTCGGCGCCGAGCGCCTGCTACTGGGGACCGACTACCCGTTCGAGCAGGGGTCTTCGCTGCGGGACCACATCGAGTACATCCTCGCGGCGGGATTGTCGGATGATCAGGCGAAGATGATCGTGGATACCAATGCGGCGGACTATCTGTGA
- a CDS encoding septum formation family protein: MKRAMAMLAAAVLTAGLGGCASSPIFEHVGMGVGTFTTVWDVGSCHRLDQPVQTDPMMLSDTSPAVPCQSEHQSETYAVVPITGAVAAPEQRPSPLWLQHAVAGACKWSDLGAYLGATDVDIFRDIVPLQILPSDDEWRAGIREVRCDALVGPRTTASVASVAMPLKQILRRAAGARFRVCSFGDVELTCDQPHNWELVYPYVKFTATELKADRKTKVAKVAAACVSPVATYLGTALTNRPDLVLYPEPPPGDGPHAGAVSGFCWIGPKDKDRLATGTLRALGSVTP; the protein is encoded by the coding sequence ATGAAGCGCGCGATGGCGATGCTGGCCGCGGCCGTGCTGACCGCCGGACTCGGTGGCTGTGCCTCTTCTCCGATCTTCGAACACGTCGGCATGGGCGTCGGTACGTTCACCACGGTCTGGGACGTCGGCTCCTGCCACCGGCTGGACCAGCCGGTCCAGACCGACCCGATGATGCTGTCGGACACGTCTCCGGCTGTGCCCTGCCAGTCCGAGCATCAGAGCGAGACGTACGCGGTGGTGCCGATCACCGGCGCCGTCGCCGCCCCCGAGCAGCGGCCCAGCCCGCTGTGGCTCCAGCACGCGGTGGCCGGGGCGTGCAAGTGGTCCGACTTGGGCGCCTACCTCGGCGCGACCGACGTCGACATCTTCCGCGACATCGTCCCGCTGCAGATTCTGCCGAGCGACGACGAGTGGCGCGCCGGAATCCGCGAGGTGCGCTGCGACGCACTCGTCGGGCCCCGGACCACGGCGTCGGTCGCATCGGTCGCCATGCCGTTGAAGCAGATCCTGCGCCGGGCGGCCGGCGCCAGGTTCCGGGTCTGCTCCTTCGGGGATGTCGAGCTCACCTGTGACCAGCCGCACAACTGGGAGCTGGTGTATCCGTACGTCAAGTTCACCGCGACGGAGTTGAAGGCCGATCGCAAGACGAAGGTGGCCAAGGTCGCTGCCGCATGCGTCTCCCCTGTGGCGACGTACCTGGGTACCGCGCTCACCAATCGTCCGGACCTGGTGCTGTACCCCGAACCCCCGCCGGGGGACGGGCCGCACGCCGGCGCCGTCTCAGGGTTCTGCTGGATCGGTCCGAAGGACAAGGACCGACTGGCGACCGGGACACTGCGCGCGCTCGGCTCGGTGACGCCGTGA
- a CDS encoding SDR family NAD(P)-dependent oxidoreductase, whose translation MSGRLQGKRALVTGSTSNIGRAIAEAFGAEGAHVIVSGRDTARGAEVVAGIRAKGGRADFVRADLDGSPQASRALAEEAEALLGDTVDILVNNAGIYPAGTTVTTDDETFDRVYAVNVKAPFFLTQEIAPQMAAAGGGTIINLGSWVARLAVPVGALYASTKGAMETLTRAWAAEFGPQGVRVNAVSPGVILEPVPGRPHPGEVMMNGTPAGRLGKPQYVADAVVYLASDEASYLHGTVLDVDGGRTAVAVIAA comes from the coding sequence ATGAGTGGACGTCTGCAGGGCAAGCGCGCGCTGGTCACCGGCTCGACCAGCAACATCGGCCGCGCCATCGCGGAGGCCTTCGGCGCCGAGGGGGCGCACGTGATCGTGTCCGGCCGCGACACCGCGCGCGGGGCCGAGGTCGTGGCGGGCATCCGCGCGAAGGGCGGTCGCGCCGACTTCGTCCGTGCCGACCTCGACGGGAGTCCCCAAGCCTCCCGCGCGCTGGCCGAGGAAGCCGAAGCCCTCCTCGGCGACACGGTCGACATCCTGGTCAACAACGCCGGCATCTACCCGGCCGGCACCACCGTGACCACGGACGACGAGACCTTCGACCGGGTGTACGCGGTGAACGTCAAGGCGCCCTTCTTCCTGACGCAGGAGATCGCGCCGCAGATGGCGGCAGCAGGCGGCGGCACCATCATCAACCTGGGCTCGTGGGTCGCGCGGCTCGCCGTCCCGGTCGGCGCGCTGTACGCGTCGACGAAGGGCGCGATGGAGACCCTGACCCGCGCCTGGGCTGCGGAGTTCGGGCCGCAGGGCGTGCGGGTGAACGCGGTGTCGCCGGGCGTGATCCTGGAACCGGTGCCGGGCCGGCCGCACCCCGGCGAGGTGATGATGAACGGCACTCCCGCCGGACGTCTCGGGAAGCCGCAGTACGTCGCGGATGCGGTGGTGTACCTCGCCAGCGATGAGGCTTCTTACTTGCACGGGACTGTGCTCGACGTGGACGGCGGACGGACGGCGGTGGCAGTCATCGCCGCTTAG
- a CDS encoding ice-binding family protein: protein MSLVVAGAVFLPARVNAATAVGLGTAESYAVLAGQGVTNTGPTTITGDLGVSPAGRASVTGFPPGRVAGAVHAADAAALQAQSDLTIAYNDAAGQPSSAAVAGDLGGLTKGPGVYTASSSIGLTGTLTLDAHGDPNAVFIFQIGSTLTTASASRVLLINGAQPCNVYWQVGSSATLGTGTTFVGTILALTSISVTTSATIDGRALARNGSVTLDTNTITRPTCQTGGTTGGTTGGTTTGGTTAGPTTGGTTGGPTTGGTTGGPTTGGTTGGTTGGPTTGGTTGGPTTGGTTAGTTGGSTGGTTGGTTGGTTAGTTGGSTGGATGGTTTGGTTGGTTAGATGGMTGGPTTGGTTGGTTGGTTGGTTGGVTGGTTTGGTTGGTTGVTTAGTTGGTTGGPTTGGATGGTTGGTTAGTTGGATGGATGGTTGGWTGGTTGGTTGGTSAGTTGGTTAATTAGQSAAGGKALAHTGTDVLVLIPLSALALIGGTLLVRRRPSHRA, encoded by the coding sequence GTGTCGCTGGTGGTCGCCGGGGCGGTGTTCCTTCCAGCCCGGGTGAACGCTGCTACGGCTGTGGGGCTGGGGACTGCGGAGTCTTATGCGGTGCTGGCCGGTCAGGGCGTGACCAATACGGGACCCACCACGATCACCGGGGATTTGGGGGTGAGCCCGGCGGGGCGGGCCTCGGTGACCGGTTTTCCTCCGGGCAGGGTTGCCGGAGCTGTGCATGCGGCTGATGCCGCGGCGCTGCAGGCGCAGTCGGATTTGACGATCGCGTACAACGACGCGGCGGGCCAGCCGTCGAGTGCCGCGGTCGCGGGGGATCTCGGTGGTTTGACGAAGGGGCCGGGTGTTTACACGGCTTCGTCGTCGATCGGGCTCACCGGGACGCTCACGCTTGATGCGCACGGTGATCCCAACGCGGTGTTCATCTTCCAGATCGGGTCGACGCTGACCACGGCCTCGGCCAGTCGGGTGTTGCTGATCAACGGTGCCCAGCCGTGCAATGTGTACTGGCAGGTGGGCAGTTCGGCGACGTTGGGCACGGGCACCACGTTCGTGGGCACCATCTTGGCCCTGACGTCGATCTCGGTCACCACCAGCGCGACGATCGACGGCCGTGCCCTGGCCCGGAACGGGTCGGTCACCCTCGACACCAACACCATCACCCGTCCGACCTGCCAGACCGGCGGGACCACCGGCGGCACGACGGGCGGCACGACCACGGGTGGCACCACGGCTGGCCCGACGACCGGCGGGACCACAGGTGGCCCGACCACCGGTGGTACGACTGGCGGCCCGACGACCGGCGGCACCACAGGTGGCACCACGGGTGGCCCGACGACTGGCGGCACGACCGGTGGCCCGACCACCGGTGGAACGACTGCGGGCACAACCGGTGGCTCAACCGGTGGCACGACCGGCGGGACCACAGGTGGTACCACGGCCGGGACGACCGGAGGCTCCACTGGTGGCGCCACCGGCGGAACGACGACCGGCGGGACCACCGGCGGAACGACCGCAGGCGCCACCGGCGGCATGACTGGCGGTCCGACCACTGGTGGCACGACCGGCGGCACCACCGGCGGGACGACCGGAGGCACCACCGGTGGGGTCACCGGCGGAACGACGACTGGCGGTACGACTGGCGGTACGACTGGCGTAACGACCGCAGGCACTACCGGCGGCACGACTGGCGGTCCGACCACTGGTGGCGCGACCGGCGGGACGACTGGTGGTACCACGGCCGGGACGACCGGCGGCGCGACTGGTGGCGCGACCGGCGGGACGACCGGCGGGTGGACCGGCGGCACCACCGGTGGGACAACCGGCGGCACCTCGGCCGGCACGACCGGCGGCACGACCGCCGCCACCACAGCCGGCCAGTCCGCAGCAGGCGGCAAGGCGCTGGCCCACACCGGCACCGATGTCCTCGTCCTCATTCCACTCAGCGCACTCGCCCTGATCGGCGGCACGTTGCTGGTCCGCCGTCGGCCGTCACACCGCGCCTGA